The sequence CGGAAGATCTCTTCCGTATGGCATCTGTGTGCCCATTGTTCCAAACTTTGGCAAACAGTCCACAAGTGTGGAACACCATTTCAATGGCAAAGTACCCATACCATCCTATCTGGTACCGTGCCAGCCCTGCGATCCAGCATTTCTTGGAACAATGCAGGGCTTGCGATAACCCTGAGTCCATATTTAGAGAAGCATTCGATATTTTTTTCAGGCACGGTAAGGTGGAAGCGTTGTATGGGATGCGCATTGCAGCCACGGCAGGCCATATGGAAGCGGCATATGTAGTTGGACTACTTGGTATGTCCGGAATTGGTCAGCCAAAAGAGGATGCATTACAATTCTTGTGTTCTTTGAATCAACGTAACAACATTGATATGAAAGGAACCAGGGATGCTTTGACACGAAGATTAAGCCGAGCATGTGTTGCAACACATATCGTAGATATGTTTGACTATGGGAAGATTAAGTTTAATCGCTGCAGCGCTTGTAACAACAATGAATggtattttgttattcaaggCTGGCCTAGTGAAGACAAGATAAATCCTGCCTTATGGACTTGTTGCAATCGATGCAAATGGCACCGTGAGAGTATTTTTTGGTCCAAACTGATGCGTGAGTATGTTGTGCGAGGGAATCACGTTTTTTTGCATTAGTTTGAGTACACACAATTTACGGTTTTGATGCATTGTGGACTTGCTTCTCTTCACTTCTAGGTTGGCTGGCTACGTTGTACATATGTTGTATAAATGTTGTTTAAAAGTTGGTATTTTGTCATAAAccgttttatatataaatgtataatatttattatataggGGAATTATTACTTACATCATAGGCGGCTAGGATTGATATTTTACTGACACAGATATTTTGCTCACCGACCCCAATCTTCATATTTCGTAAACGAAAAGTCATGCATGGAGTAAATAGGTGTCTTTTCACCGGTGCTTGGGAATGACATTTTCCCCCTCTGCAATGAAGGATTTGGTTACACGTTTCTTAAGCAAAAGTTGAACACTGAATGAcgttgaataatttttttgtgtggaaggaGTACAATGGATGACTTGTATATTTCCATAttatgtttcaaaacatcccttaaacctaaaaattaaaaaaattaacaaattgaagaacaaagaaaccGATGAGCACTACAAATGGCCTATTCACacggaaaataaaattgttttcaacaAGTTGGActaaatataattaacaaaGGGACAGCGTAAAAAGTAATatcataataattataataattgtggatcaataataataaaatactaatgTAGCATAACCATGAAACAGGGAATTCAGTAGGAAGATGAAATCTGAATAAGTTCGTAGAAATTTTCGGAtcgtttttctaatttttgtgtatttagttctgaattttccaagaaaaaggaataaaataataatttagggtaaaatgggaggatgtggccatgttgactgacgtacacttgtgcaagtggTGAAAGGTGACCGGCTGAGATTGCGCCAGGTGTCTTTTTGCAATTAGGGTTGGctattttagtggaaaaatccTTCAGAATAcgtaataaatagtaggaaatTCATGAAAAAGGTTGGGAAAATTACCCGGGCCTCCTTGTGACGTCATAAAACTAGGACAACCTATAAATCATCCGTCTTgcaatgaaataatccaaATTGTTTAACATAACTCACTTCCCTCTTAACCCAAAGTATTGATGTTTCttaacttcaacttcaataacctacttcaacaagcatctcccgttaatgttcggaataatttttaaaactgcGTAACAATGAATCGGAGAATTCAGCAAGGGAGATGGAGTGTCAATGAGATGGTAGCAATTttcggaatttttttatattttttgtgtaNNNNNNNNNNNNNNNNNNNNNNNNNNNNNNNNNNNNNNNNNNNNNNNNNNNNNNNNNNNNNNNNNNNNNNNNNNNNNNNNNNNNNNNNNNNNNNNNNNNNNNNNNNNNNNNNNNNNNNNNNNNNNNNNNNNNNNNNNNNNNNNNNNNNNNNNNNNNNNNNNNNNNNNNNNNNNNNNNNNNNNNNNNNNNNNNNNNNNNNNNNNNNNNNNNNNNNNNNNNNNNNNNNNNNNNNNNNNNNNNNNNNNNNNNNNNNNNNNNNNNNNNNNNNNNNNNNNNNNNNNNNNNNNNNNNNNNNNNNNNNNNNNNNNNNNNNNNNNNNNNNNNNNNNNNNNNNNNNNNNNNNNNNNNNNNNNNNNNNNNNNNNNNNNNNNNNNNNNNNNNNNNNNNNNNNNNNNNNNNNNNNNNNNNNNNNNNNNNtggaaaaatccttgaaaataggtaataaatagtaggaaatTCCTAAAAAAGGTTGGGAAAATTACTCGGGCCTCCTTGTGACGTCATAAAACTAGGACAACCTATAAATCATCCGTctcgcaatgaaataatccaaattgttttacataactcacttccctctttaccctaagtattgatgtttgttaacttcaacttcaataacctacttCAAGAAGCATCTCCCGTTAATGTTCGGAATAATTGTCTAAAATGCGTAACAATGAATCGGAGAATTCAACAAGGGAGATGGAGTGTCAATGAGTTTGTAGCAATTTTcggaaataattttgaatttttgtgtattaagttatgaattttataagacaaaggaataaaataataatttagggtaaaatgggaggatgtggccatgttgactgacgtacacttgtgcaagGGGTGAAAGGTGACCGGCTGAGATTGCGCCAGGTACCTCATGGGAATTAGGGTTGGctattttagtggaaaactccTTCATAAtaggtaataaatagtaggaaatTCCTAAAAATGCCCCAAAAATTACTCCGGCCTCCTTGTGACGTCATAAAACTAGGAGAACCTATAAATCATCCGTctcgcaatgaaataatccaaattgttttacataactcactttcctcttaaccctaagtattgatgtttgttaacttaaacttcaataacctacttcaacaagcatctcccgttaatgttcggaattatttttaaaaatgcgTAACAATGAATCGGAGAATTCAGCAAGGGAGATGGAGTGTCAATGAGATGGTAGcaatttttggatattttttatattttttgtgtaattagttctgatttttgtaaggaaaagtaataaaataataatttagggtaaaaagggaggatgtggccatgttcACTGACGTACAGTTGTGCAAGTAGTCATAAGTGACGGGCTGAGATCGCGCCAGGTGTCCTCTTGCtattattttggctttttagTGCAACAATTTGTGGAAATAGGTAATAAATTATacgaaaatccaaaatttgccCGGATaatgacaaaatcaaaattatttgtacataactcactttcctcttaacCCTAATTCACGTTAAAACGTATATTTCGGATAATATTCgatatataatttgtaataatacaataattagtttcactatatacaataatatgttttgttataaaagttgaacataaataataattgcacATGCTTTGAAGCCATCATTGCAACTATGCCTAGACCTTTCAAGACGTCTGTTcgtattcaataagttgtccacatgCAACTGCACCTAGAGTTTTAAACACGTCAgaggtattcaataagttgtccacatgCAACTGCACTTAGAGTTTTTAACACGTCAGAGGTattcaataaattttccaTATGACGCCGCATTGGGAATCagtaatatattttcaatcatgtccaatcacataaaataatgcCATACTTTTTCTCAATAACCTCACACAAGTGAAGCAATTTTAAAACCCTTAGTGAATATTTGTCCTAGTCTATATGAGTGTTTATATATTCAGTCTGCATTTTTTTCACAGTATATGTTAACTTTTAGAGGGATTccacaaacataaaatataaagaaagcaagaaataGTAGGAGATGAACCGgtacaaaaaacaatatataaatggTACATAATAATTCCATAACCTTGTCACAAACGCACTCACAAAAGGTTTTCCATAAACCTTGTcctaacatataataaataaaggcaacattgcatatgatgcaaccatgtccaaatctgatacgtgataaaaaaaaaatggacatgGCAGCAACATATGACTGAAGTAGATGGGCTCTTTGCATcttctgtttttgtaattaagGACATCAAAATATTAAGGTTTAAATCTTCCATAGTAGTTAGCATCAAAATAGCGTTAAAGCAGACTGTAACGAAAATTCCAATTCCACTGATTTGCCTCTGCTCAAACACGAGAACCAAAATGGTTACTTCCCTTGCTGAGTATATTTGGTGACATCGGAAACGGTAATAGATGACCAANNNNNNNNNNNNNNNNNNNNNNNNNNNNNNNNNNNNNNNNNNNNNNNNNNNNNNNNNNNNNNNNNNNNNNNNNNNNNNNNNNNNNNNNNNNNNNNNNNNNCCGTGTGCTCTCATCCCTGGCAATATCATAGCTGCTCCTCCATGttagaatatttttatttcttcttcttttttatttctttttttttttgctttatgATATATGggcattttccatttttcttatacaaagttttatgattttcttatGGTATGGGATTGTTTACTAAAAAGATTTTCTTATGACTATCTATTT comes from Prunus dulcis chromosome 6, ALMONDv2, whole genome shotgun sequence and encodes:
- the LOC117630268 gene encoding uncharacterized protein LOC117630268: MPQAFIPESAWFQVMLYVATESSEDLFRMASVCPLFQTLANSPQVWNTISMAKYPYHPIWYRASPAIQHFLEQCRACDNPESIFREAFDIFFRHGKVEALYGMRIAATAGHMEAAYVVGLLGMSGIGQPKEDALQFLCSLNQRNNIDMKGTRDALTRRLSRACVATHIVDMFDYGKIKFNRCSACNNNEWYFVIQGWPSEDKINPALWTCCNRCKWHRESIFWSKLMREYVVRGNHVFLH